A part of Antechinus flavipes isolate AdamAnt ecotype Samford, QLD, Australia chromosome 6, AdamAnt_v2, whole genome shotgun sequence genomic DNA contains:
- the TEX54 gene encoding testis-expressed protein 54 encodes MGCVRSKNKSKDEIYSKKEMEGRSGHHPSSRKSNESLIITVLWRRLSMFSRRGSTRKQSSTVKIVSVQKSQESRSSQVVEQPSKSEQEQLQRLEELKLSKRREEKENR; translated from the exons ATGGGCTGTGTCAGGTCCAAGAACAAGAGTAAGGATGAAATATACtccaagaaagaaatggaag GACGCTCCGGTCACCACCCCTCGTCGCGGAAGTCCAACGAGAGCTTGATCATCACGGTGCTGTGGCGGCGCCTGTCCATGTTCAGCCGTCGGGGCTCCACGCGCAAACAGTCGTCCACGGTGAAGATTGTGTCGGTTCAGAAGTCTCAGGAGTCCCGCAGCAGCCAAGTGGTGGAGCAGCCGTCGAAGTCAGAGCAGGAGCAGCTGCAGCGGCTGGAAGAACTAAAATTGTCCAAacgaagggaagagaaggaaaaccGATGA